DNA sequence from the Methanolobus psychrophilus R15 genome:
TAAAGTGTGCCTCTCCTAGATTCAAGCCGTCAGGAACTAAAATCTGAAATGAAAATATGTTTTGAGTGCTGTTCTGAAGGTTAGATTTGGCTCTCTTTCTCTCTCTTATTATCCTCTTCATATTCATCAGTTACAGAGTCCGTCCACATCTGGGTTCCACTTCTGTGGGCAGCTCTTGCTATCATGTGTGCTGCTACAGGAGCTGTCAGGAGCAGGAATATTCCGACAGTTATGGCTTTTAGGCCCATTGTCGAAAAGCCGGCCTTTATTGCGATTGCGAGCATGACACCAAAGGTACCAAGCGTCGCTATCTTCGTGGTTGCATGGAGACGGTTATACACGTCAGGCAGCCGCAGCAGGCCCACCATTCCCACGAACACGAACAATATGCCTGCTAAAAAGAACACATTGCCGATAATGTCGGTTGCAG
Encoded proteins:
- a CDS encoding monovalent cation/proton antiporter subunit MnhG/PhaG, whose amino-acid sequence is MTTATDIIGNVFFLAGILFVFVGMVGLLRLPDVYNRLHATTKIATLGTFGVMLAIAIKAGFSTMGLKAITVGIFLLLTAPVAAHMIARAAHRSGTQMWTDSVTDEYEEDNKREKESQI